The following are from one region of the Pseudohongiella spirulinae genome:
- a CDS encoding aspartate kinase yields the protein MALLVQKFGGTSVGSVERIEAVADRIVASQARGDSIVVVLSAMSGETNRLIGLAEQIQAHPTPRELDVLVSTGEQVTIALLAMALHKRGCEARSFTGSQVRILTDSVHTKARIREIDSQRIHDELDQGRVVVVAGFQGVDEHGNITTLGRGGSDTSAVALAAALKADECQIYTDVKGVYTTDPRVVDDARLLRTITFEEMLELASLGAKVLQIRSVEFAGKYKVPLRVLSSFEDDPGTLITLEDDKEMEAPIISGIAFTRDEAKVTVSGVPDVPGVAYKVLGPVSDAGIEVDVIVQNVSADGTTDITFTVKRQDSQKTRDIVTRIADSVGARQVSVDDRIAKVSLVGVGMKSHAGIASQMFRTLVDESINIQIITTSEIKISVVIEEKYLELAVRSLHAAFGLEG from the coding sequence ATGGCACTGTTAGTTCAGAAGTTTGGTGGTACCTCAGTCGGTAGTGTGGAGCGTATTGAGGCCGTTGCAGATCGTATCGTTGCCAGTCAGGCCAGAGGCGATTCCATTGTGGTGGTTTTGTCGGCCATGAGCGGGGAAACTAACCGGCTGATTGGCCTGGCAGAGCAAATTCAGGCCCATCCGACACCACGTGAGCTGGATGTGCTGGTGTCAACGGGTGAGCAGGTGACCATAGCGTTGCTGGCCATGGCCCTGCACAAGCGTGGTTGTGAGGCCCGATCATTTACCGGTTCTCAGGTGCGCATCCTGACCGATAGCGTACATACCAAGGCCCGAATTCGCGAGATCGACTCGCAGCGCATTCACGACGAGCTGGATCAGGGGCGAGTAGTTGTAGTCGCTGGTTTTCAGGGCGTCGATGAGCACGGCAATATCACTACGTTGGGGCGGGGTGGTTCCGACACCTCGGCGGTCGCTCTGGCGGCTGCACTAAAAGCGGATGAGTGTCAGATCTATACAGACGTTAAAGGCGTATATACCACGGATCCTCGCGTGGTTGATGATGCCAGGCTGTTACGAACAATTACATTCGAGGAAATGCTGGAGCTTGCAAGCCTGGGGGCGAAAGTACTACAAATACGGTCAGTTGAATTTGCCGGCAAGTACAAAGTGCCGCTCAGGGTCCTGTCCAGTTTTGAGGATGATCCAGGCACACTGATTACGCTTGAGGATGACAAGGAAATGGAAGCGCCGATTATTTCCGGGATCGCATTTACACGCGACGAGGCAAAAGTGACTGTTTCCGGCGTGCCTGACGTGCCGGGAGTGGCCTACAAGGTGCTGGGGCCAGTCAGCGATGCAGGTATTGAGGTCGATGTCATCGTGCAGAACGTTTCTGCAGATGGTACAACCGACATTACCTTTACGGTGAAGCGTCAGGATAGTCAGAAGACACGTGATATTGTCACCAGAATTGCTGATTCGGTGGGCGCACGCCAGGTGTCAGTGGATGACAGGATCGCGAAGGTGTCACTGGTGGGTGTGGGAATGAAATCACACGCCGGAATCGCCAGTCAGATGTTCAGGACTCTGGTCGATGAGTCCATTAATATTCAGATTATCACCACGTCTGAGATAAAAATATCGGTAGTGATCGAAGAAAAGTACCTGGAGCTGGCTGTAAGATCCTTGCACGCTGCCTTTGGGTTAGAGGGATAA
- the csrA gene encoding carbon storage regulator CsrA → MLILTRRIGETLMVGDDVTVTVLGVKGNQVRIGVNAPKDVAVHREEIYQRIQKEKGGAGNDGDAGNQ, encoded by the coding sequence ATGTTGATCTTAACTCGCCGGATTGGTGAGACGCTGATGGTAGGCGATGATGTGACAGTCACCGTTCTTGGGGTGAAAGGCAACCAGGTACGGATTGGTGTCAATGCCCCCAAAGATGTGGCCGTGCACCGGGAAGAAATCTATCAGCGCATCCAGAAAGAGAAAGGCGGCGCTGGTAATGATGGCGATGCCGGTAATCAGTAA
- a CDS encoding SDR family NAD(P)-dependent oxidoreductase, translating to MPKNIAIFGSGGAIGSAFVRTLSSQFPEASIHAFSRNPLSSPADNVLCQQIDYLDESSLKNAAVQVSQAAPLDLVIVATGILHTADIMPEKSLRDISAYKLAELFQANTIVPALIAKYFIPILNKRQRSVFAVLSARVGSISDNRLGGWYSYRASKAALNMIIRNLGIETRRSNKNAIVCALHPGTVDSHLSEPFQKNVPDGKLFTASYSVEQMLQVVESLTSEHSGRIFAWDGKEVEP from the coding sequence ATGCCCAAAAACATCGCCATATTCGGCAGTGGCGGCGCCATTGGCAGCGCATTTGTGAGGACTTTATCCTCACAATTTCCCGAGGCGAGCATCCATGCATTTTCGCGGAATCCGCTGTCCTCGCCCGCCGACAATGTGCTCTGTCAGCAGATCGACTATCTGGACGAATCTTCACTGAAGAATGCCGCCGTGCAGGTATCACAGGCAGCGCCTCTGGATCTTGTCATTGTGGCGACAGGTATATTACATACCGCTGACATCATGCCGGAAAAGTCGCTGCGGGACATATCAGCGTACAAACTCGCAGAACTGTTTCAGGCGAATACGATTGTGCCTGCATTGATAGCCAAATACTTTATCCCGATCCTGAATAAACGGCAGCGTTCTGTTTTTGCAGTTTTGTCGGCCCGGGTTGGCAGTATTTCTGATAACAGGCTAGGCGGCTGGTATTCATACCGGGCCTCAAAGGCGGCTCTGAACATGATCATCAGGAATCTGGGCATTGAAACGCGACGCAGTAACAAAAATGCAATTGTCTGTGCCCTGCATCCGGGCACCGTAGACAGTCATTTGTCAGAACCGTTCCAGAAAAACGTGCCGGATGGCAAATTATTCACTGCCTCGTATTCAGTAGAGCAAATGCTGCAGGTTGTTGAGTCGCTGACTAGTGAACACAGCGGCAGGATCTTCGCCTGGGATGGAAAGGAAGTGGAGCCTTGA
- a CDS encoding DUF2256 domain-containing protein produces the protein MKKSDLPAKRCPVCQRPFSWRKKWKTAWKDVKYCSERCRRGRGRAKENEPDRQ, from the coding sequence ATCAAAAAATCGGATCTGCCTGCCAAAAGGTGTCCGGTCTGCCAGAGACCATTCAGTTGGCGAAAGAAATGGAAAACGGCCTGGAAAGATGTGAAATATTGTTCTGAAAGGTGTCGTCGTGGCAGGGGCAGAGCGAAGGAAAATGAGCCGGATCGTCAATAA
- a CDS encoding energy transducer TonB, with the protein MKVSAKIKSALILGVVGSAMATGASAQTPEMSFSSKELRVVEQSLPEYPRRAELSGIEGYTVVEFTVLPDGSVAAPTIAESNSRLFTRAALAAIESWKFEPVVAEAGEPVPVRTSMKFSFVGRD; encoded by the coding sequence ATGAAAGTTTCAGCCAAAATCAAATCCGCTCTTATCCTTGGTGTTGTCGGCTCAGCGATGGCTACTGGTGCCAGTGCACAGACTCCGGAAATGTCATTCAGCAGCAAAGAGCTGCGCGTTGTTGAGCAGTCTCTGCCAGAGTATCCGCGTCGTGCAGAACTGTCAGGTATCGAAGGTTACACTGTTGTAGAGTTCACTGTACTGCCAGACGGTTCAGTTGCTGCCCCGACTATCGCTGAGTCCAACTCACGTCTGTTCACTCGCGCTGCACTGGCTGCCATCGAGTCCTGGAAGTTTGAGCCTGTTGTTGCCGAAGCTGGCGAGCCGGTTCCTGTTCGCACTTCAATGAAGTTCAGCTTCGTCGGTCGCGATTAA
- a CDS encoding DUF6351 family protein, with translation MLRRVLLIAAIAGVGACSEPPLNVSMSSLSSAPEQVSGGSILLSLEGLESLDGVSFRANGQPLDVIRAEQHSPLQVLVEGLSPGANSIEVIRSGNQVLATLDVTNHPISGPLLSGPQQYPFVCSSVLEWGVQPLVDHDEDWGFPVYDAAGNVTGYSKDCSIEPFVEYHYMSTDGQYKPWPEDGARPADLARTVLTDGREVDFVVRWERGTINRFLYSLAVLADPDNQVSDVHEAGDINWNGRLLYHFEGGVGVGHFQGRVNTTRARMPEALGKGYAVAYSSGNRTGEHYNLQVGGETALMVKEQFIKRFGVPDYTVAIGGSGGAIQQYVYQQNYPGLIDAGVPQYSYPDMVTQTIHVGDCELLEHYMDVTDRDNPKWQVTANRSLLLGFNSTDAVPDPLAEAKRALGYASADGSNECIPAWRGLTPLSMNPHYGQVREQDKMHPPGIMDDVVWTHYDDLKNIYGVDDNGWARTPWDNVGVQYGLEAMKAGAITPEEFLDINTRVGGWKHPSEMVQEGFPYLGEPTPENFDPWSRRNMNLGQNDEPAPRTEGDVQAISALYQSGMVFDGQLNIPIVDWRHYLEHVLDMHNSHQSFSARQRIRNRMGHSENQLVWFTDARPEPAFDQTMQALDVLHDWVMNIKANPAAGVAGNRPASAQDACFATDGSLIASGADVWDGVLDDNAPGACTQALPLYKTSRIQAGGPIEGSIFKCTLKPLDVALSDGTYGNWRPDPTQIAQLQAVFPQGVCDYQQGDQGRP, from the coding sequence ATGCTGCGCAGGGTCTTATTGATTGCCGCCATCGCTGGTGTCGGAGCGTGTTCCGAGCCGCCTCTGAATGTTTCAATGTCCAGTCTCTCCAGTGCGCCCGAGCAAGTCAGTGGTGGCAGTATACTGCTGTCGCTTGAGGGGCTGGAGTCATTGGACGGGGTCAGTTTCAGGGCCAATGGCCAGCCACTTGATGTCATCCGCGCTGAGCAGCATTCGCCGCTTCAGGTGCTGGTTGAGGGTCTGAGTCCCGGCGCAAACAGTATCGAGGTGATTCGTTCCGGCAATCAGGTGCTGGCCACTCTGGATGTCACCAACCATCCGATCAGCGGGCCTTTATTATCCGGACCACAGCAATATCCATTTGTCTGCAGCAGCGTTCTGGAGTGGGGTGTGCAGCCACTGGTCGACCATGACGAAGACTGGGGGTTCCCGGTCTACGATGCCGCAGGCAATGTCACTGGTTACAGTAAAGACTGCTCGATTGAACCGTTTGTTGAATACCACTATATGAGTACGGATGGCCAGTATAAACCCTGGCCGGAGGATGGGGCGCGTCCAGCCGATCTGGCGCGCACAGTGCTTACTGATGGCCGCGAAGTTGACTTTGTGGTGCGCTGGGAGCGCGGCACCATTAATCGCTTCCTGTATAGCCTGGCAGTTCTGGCAGATCCTGACAATCAGGTCAGTGACGTCCATGAAGCCGGTGATATCAACTGGAATGGGCGTCTGTTGTACCATTTTGAGGGCGGTGTGGGTGTTGGTCATTTCCAGGGGCGAGTGAATACAACGCGCGCACGGATGCCGGAGGCGCTGGGCAAGGGTTACGCCGTGGCCTATTCCTCGGGTAACAGGACCGGTGAGCACTACAACCTTCAGGTGGGTGGCGAAACGGCACTGATGGTCAAAGAGCAGTTTATCAAACGCTTTGGCGTGCCTGACTACACAGTGGCCATTGGTGGCTCTGGCGGCGCCATTCAGCAGTATGTGTATCAGCAGAATTATCCGGGTCTGATTGATGCAGGCGTGCCCCAGTATTCCTACCCGGACATGGTGACTCAAACGATTCATGTGGGTGACTGCGAATTGCTTGAGCACTACATGGATGTGACTGATCGGGACAACCCGAAATGGCAGGTGACCGCCAACCGCAGTTTGCTGCTGGGATTTAATTCAACAGATGCGGTGCCCGATCCGTTGGCCGAGGCCAAGCGCGCGCTGGGCTATGCCTCAGCTGACGGGTCCAATGAATGTATTCCGGCCTGGCGCGGACTGACACCGCTGAGCATGAATCCGCACTACGGGCAGGTGCGTGAGCAGGACAAAATGCATCCGCCGGGTATCATGGATGATGTGGTCTGGACACACTACGACGACCTGAAAAACATCTACGGTGTTGATGATAATGGCTGGGCCAGAACACCCTGGGATAACGTGGGTGTGCAGTACGGTCTGGAAGCGATGAAAGCCGGCGCCATCACCCCCGAAGAATTCCTGGATATCAATACCCGGGTGGGCGGCTGGAAGCATCCGTCGGAAATGGTGCAGGAAGGTTTCCCTTATCTGGGCGAACCGACCCCTGAGAACTTTGATCCATGGAGTCGCCGCAATATGAATCTGGGGCAGAACGATGAACCGGCACCCAGAACCGAAGGCGATGTACAGGCCATCAGCGCGTTGTACCAGTCAGGCATGGTATTTGACGGTCAGCTGAATATTCCGATCGTCGACTGGCGACATTATCTGGAACATGTCCTTGATATGCACAACTCGCATCAGTCATTTTCTGCCCGTCAGCGTATACGCAATCGTATGGGGCACAGCGAAAATCAGCTGGTCTGGTTTACCGATGCCCGCCCTGAGCCAGCTTTTGACCAGACCATGCAGGCTCTTGATGTGCTGCATGACTGGGTGATGAACATCAAGGCCAATCCGGCGGCGGGTGTGGCAGGCAATCGACCGGCCAGTGCTCAGGATGCCTGCTTTGCCACCGATGGCAGTCTGATTGCCAGCGGCGCTGATGTCTGGGATGGTGTGCTGGATGATAACGCGCCAGGCGCCTGCACTCAGGCCCTCCCGTTGTACAAGACCTCACGCATTCAGGCCGGCGGGCCCATTGAGGGCAGTATTTTCAAGTGCACACTGAAACCACTGGATGTGGCGCTCAGTGATGGCACCTATGGCAACTGGCGTCCGGATCCGACTCAAATAGCACAACTGCAGGCGGTGTTCCCGCAGGGGGTGTGCGATTATCAGCAGGGTGACCAGGGCAGACCCTGA
- a CDS encoding 3-hydroxyacyl-CoA dehydrogenase family protein, with protein MKFEDIKNICVVGAGNMGHQIALQSAICGFKVKCFDINEETLKKADAFVDSYLPGRVEKGRLTAEQAEAARNNIQFVNDLELAAGDADFVIEAATEILELKRKIYADLDRIAPRHAILATNSSAIVSSKIADATQRQDKVVNMHFFNPALVMKLVEVVKGPHVSDETADLTMQLSKTLQKVPVLLKKEVDGFLLNRIFAAISREATWLLEMGVAEVEDIDNACVYGAGHPMGPFRLNDLTGLDLSYIMRMEKFRETGNPADLPNPRLVEHYMKGEYGEKTGKGWYDYSKK; from the coding sequence ATGAAATTTGAAGACATTAAAAATATCTGCGTAGTAGGTGCTGGCAACATGGGGCATCAGATTGCTCTGCAGTCAGCGATCTGCGGATTCAAGGTCAAGTGTTTTGATATCAATGAAGAGACGCTGAAGAAGGCTGATGCTTTTGTCGACAGCTACCTGCCCGGCCGAGTTGAAAAAGGCCGTCTGACAGCAGAGCAGGCTGAGGCTGCGCGCAACAATATTCAGTTTGTTAACGATCTCGAGCTGGCGGCTGGTGACGCAGACTTTGTGATTGAAGCGGCAACTGAAATTCTGGAGCTGAAGCGTAAAATATATGCCGATCTCGATCGCATTGCGCCCAGGCATGCAATTCTTGCCACCAACAGTTCAGCCATTGTCAGCTCCAAAATAGCAGACGCGACACAGCGGCAGGATAAAGTGGTCAACATGCACTTCTTTAATCCGGCGCTGGTCATGAAGCTGGTGGAGGTGGTTAAAGGTCCGCACGTGTCTGATGAAACAGCTGATCTGACCATGCAATTGAGCAAGACACTGCAGAAAGTACCCGTACTGCTCAAGAAGGAAGTCGACGGTTTTCTGCTCAACCGGATTTTTGCGGCGATTTCCAGAGAAGCCACATGGCTGCTGGAAATGGGCGTGGCAGAAGTGGAAGATATCGATAATGCCTGCGTGTATGGTGCGGGTCATCCGATGGGGCCATTCCGCCTGAATGATCTGACCGGACTGGATCTGAGCTACATAATGCGCATGGAGAAGTTCCGTGAGACCGGTAACCCGGCCGATCTGCCCAACCCTCGTCTGGTTGAGCACTACATGAAAGGCGAGTATGGCGAAAAAACCGGTAAGGGCTGGTACGACTACAGCAAAAAGTAA
- a CDS encoding DUF2750 domain-containing protein, giving the protein MTSQSALSDNEEQNYELFLQQVQASGQVWGLHGKEGWALCESIEFEDTEVFPFWSQEDFAAAMCTEEWSIYEPKAISLEDFLTEWLPGIHEDDALVGPNWDTELTGLEIEPADLAKALAPDA; this is encoded by the coding sequence ATGACATCTCAGTCAGCGCTGTCCGACAACGAAGAACAAAATTATGAATTGTTTCTGCAACAGGTCCAGGCCAGTGGCCAGGTCTGGGGACTGCACGGCAAGGAAGGCTGGGCACTGTGTGAGTCAATTGAGTTTGAAGATACTGAAGTCTTCCCGTTCTGGTCTCAGGAAGACTTTGCGGCGGCCATGTGCACGGAAGAATGGTCCATCTATGAACCCAAGGCCATCAGCCTTGAGGACTTTCTGACCGAATGGCTGCCCGGCATCCACGAAGATGACGCCCTGGTGGGCCCCAACTGGGATACCGAGCTGACCGGTCTGGAGATAGAGCCTGCCGATCTGGCCAAGGCTCTGGCGCCGGACGCCTGA
- the ppnN gene encoding nucleotide 5'-monophosphate nucleosidase PpnN, producing MAQNNCPLQTINTSVSPTGSLELLSQQEVERLRDLGHGEIYELFRRCALAVLNCDDTSDSAEEVYKRYPDFQIEIVQRTRGIKLKLTGAPACAFVDGKIISGVREHLFAVLRDIVFVSSEFYHPQSAPVSGGFEAIRFDEHSPQTSALIKNLVFHVLRNAGLLQARQLPSLVVCWGGHAISREEYDYSKAVGYQLGLRGLDICTGCGPGAMKGPMKGATIGHAKQRLKNGRYIGISEPGIIAAESPNPIVNHLVVMPDIEKRLEAFVRLGHGIIVFPGGVGTLEEILFLLGTLMDPANQDVYLPLIFTEPASSRGYFEKIDAFLVATLGVQVRQYYQIVTDDPTKVAHIMRDGVNRVARNRRQTRDAYYYNWLLSIPEAMKYPFEVSHDSMAALQLSTRLPAAELAVNLRRVFSGIVAGNVKDHGVRLVREHGPFQIRGEGPVMAAMDALLRDFVADGRMKLLREQYNPCYTMHPL from the coding sequence ATGGCACAAAATAATTGTCCGCTGCAGACTATTAATACCTCCGTCAGTCCCACAGGCAGTCTGGAGCTGCTCTCTCAGCAGGAGGTCGAGCGCCTGAGAGACCTGGGGCACGGTGAGATTTACGAACTGTTCCGTCGCTGTGCGCTGGCAGTGCTGAACTGTGACGATACCTCTGACAGTGCCGAGGAAGTTTATAAACGATATCCTGATTTTCAGATTGAGATAGTGCAGCGCACCCGCGGTATTAAACTGAAACTGACCGGAGCACCGGCCTGCGCCTTCGTGGACGGCAAGATCATCAGCGGCGTCCGTGAGCACCTGTTTGCGGTGCTGCGCGATATTGTGTTTGTCTCCAGCGAGTTCTATCACCCGCAGTCAGCGCCAGTGTCAGGCGGTTTTGAAGCCATCCGCTTTGATGAACACAGTCCACAGACTTCGGCCTTAATCAAAAATCTGGTGTTTCACGTGCTGCGTAATGCTGGACTGCTGCAGGCGCGACAGCTGCCCAGCCTGGTGGTCTGCTGGGGCGGGCATGCAATCAGCCGCGAGGAGTATGACTACAGCAAGGCAGTGGGTTACCAGCTGGGGCTGCGGGGGCTGGATATCTGCACTGGCTGTGGTCCCGGAGCCATGAAAGGTCCCATGAAGGGGGCCACCATCGGCCATGCCAAGCAACGCCTGAAAAACGGCCGCTACATTGGTATCAGCGAGCCCGGCATCATTGCCGCCGAATCACCCAACCCGATTGTTAATCATCTGGTTGTCATGCCGGATATCGAGAAGCGACTGGAGGCCTTTGTACGCCTTGGCCATGGCATCATTGTGTTCCCCGGCGGGGTGGGGACGCTGGAAGAAATTCTTTTTTTACTGGGGACCCTGATGGATCCTGCCAATCAGGATGTTTACCTGCCACTGATCTTCACCGAGCCGGCCTCCAGCCGGGGCTATTTCGAGAAAATTGATGCGTTTCTGGTGGCTACATTGGGTGTACAGGTTCGTCAGTACTATCAAATCGTGACTGATGACCCGACCAAAGTGGCCCACATCATGCGCGACGGTGTTAATCGTGTGGCCCGTAACCGCCGTCAGACCCGTGATGCCTATTACTACAACTGGCTGCTGAGTATTCCGGAAGCCATGAAGTACCCCTTTGAAGTCAGCCATGATTCGATGGCAGCACTGCAGTTGAGTACCCGCCTGCCAGCTGCGGAACTGGCTGTGAATCTGCGTCGGGTGTTTTCGGGCATTGTGGCCGGTAACGTCAAGGATCACGGTGTCCGCCTGGTGCGTGAGCACGGGCCGTTTCAGATCCGCGGCGAGGGGCCGGTTATGGCGGCGATGGATGCCTTATTGCGCGATTTTGTCGCCGATGGGCGCATGAAGTTGCTCAGAGAGCAGTACAACCCCTGTTATACTATGCACCCTTTATGA
- the sufB gene encoding Fe-S cluster assembly protein SufB, which yields MSEQVESLIRKDYAAGFHSAIESDTLAPGLDEDVVRFISAQKEEPQWMLEWRLKAYHAWREMTEPTWAHVHYPKIDFESISYYSSPKSMKNRPKSLDEVDPELLATYEKLGIPLHEQEALAGVAVDAVFDSVSVVTTFREKLHEAGVIFCPISEAIREYPELVQKYLGSVVPQKDNFYAALNSAVFSDGSFVYIPKGVRCPMELSTYFRINELNTGQFERTLIVADEGSHVSYLEGCTAPMRDENQLHAAVVELVALDNAKIKYSTVQNWYPGDKDGKGGIYNFVTKRGVAHTNAHISWTQVETGSAVTWKYPSCILKGDNSVGEFYSVALTNNFQQADTGTKMIHLGKNTRSTIIAKGISAGRSNSAYRGLVRINPAAEGARNFTQCDSLLIGDRCGAHTFPYIENRNASAVIEHEATTSKVSDDQMFLCQQRGLDAEKAVSMIVNGFCREVFKELPMEFAVEAGKLLEVSLEGSVG from the coding sequence ATGAGTGAACAAGTCGAAAGTCTGATCCGCAAGGACTATGCGGCCGGATTTCACTCGGCAATTGAGTCGGATACGCTGGCACCGGGTCTTGATGAAGATGTGGTGCGCTTTATCTCTGCGCAGAAAGAAGAGCCGCAGTGGATGCTGGAATGGCGCCTGAAAGCCTACCATGCCTGGCGCGAAATGACTGAGCCAACCTGGGCTCACGTGCACTACCCGAAGATCGATTTTGAGTCGATTTCCTATTACAGCTCACCCAAAAGCATGAAAAACCGCCCCAAGAGTCTGGATGAGGTTGATCCGGAACTGCTGGCCACCTATGAAAAGCTGGGTATTCCATTGCATGAGCAGGAAGCTCTGGCGGGCGTGGCGGTTGATGCTGTGTTTGATTCCGTTTCTGTGGTAACCACGTTCCGTGAAAAACTGCATGAGGCGGGCGTCATTTTTTGCCCCATCAGTGAAGCCATCCGCGAGTATCCGGAACTGGTACAAAAATACCTGGGCTCCGTGGTGCCACAAAAAGACAATTTTTACGCGGCACTGAACTCAGCCGTGTTTTCCGACGGTTCGTTCGTCTATATCCCCAAGGGTGTGCGCTGCCCCATGGAGCTGTCGACCTATTTCCGTATTAACGAACTGAATACAGGACAGTTTGAGCGCACCCTGATCGTGGCCGACGAAGGCTCTCATGTCAGCTATTTGGAAGGTTGTACAGCGCCCATGCGCGATGAGAACCAGCTGCATGCCGCCGTCGTGGAGCTGGTTGCACTGGATAACGCCAAAATCAAGTATTCAACGGTGCAAAACTGGTATCCCGGCGATAAAGACGGCAAGGGTGGCATTTACAACTTTGTGACCAAGCGTGGAGTGGCACATACCAATGCGCACATCTCCTGGACACAGGTAGAGACCGGTTCCGCGGTGACCTGGAAGTATCCCAGCTGCATTCTGAAGGGCGATAACAGCGTCGGTGAATTTTACTCGGTGGCGCTGACCAATAACTTTCAGCAGGCCGACACTGGCACCAAGATGATTCATCTGGGCAAAAACACCCGATCTACCATCATTGCCAAAGGCATCTCAGCCGGCCGCAGCAACAGCGCCTACCGCGGGCTGGTGCGTATTAACCCGGCAGCCGAGGGTGCCCGCAACTTCACCCAGTGTGACTCGCTGCTGATCGGTGATCGCTGTGGCGCGCACACCTTCCCCTATATTGAAAACCGCAACGCTTCGGCTGTCATAGAACACGAGGCGACCACCTCCAAGGTCAGTGATGACCAGATGTTCCTGTGCCAGCAGCGCGGCCTGGACGCCGAGAAAGCCGTATCCATGATCGTCAACGGATTCTGCCGTGAGGTTTTCAAAGAACTGCCCATGGAGTTTGCTGTGGAAGCGGGCAAATTGCTGGAAGTCAGTCTGGAAGGTTCAGTCGGCTGA
- the sufC gene encoding Fe-S cluster assembly ATPase SufC, with protein sequence MLQIKDLVAEVAGKQILNGLNLTIGPGEVHAIMGPNGAGKSTLGNVLTGRDGYDVTSGQVLFNGKDLFELDIEERAREGLFLAFQYPVEIPGVSNMEFLKAAVDAQRKHRGLEEMSSFDFMKLAREVSQKVSLDQSFLKRGVNEGFSGGEKKRNEILQMMLLEPQLCILDETDSGLDIDALQVVANGVNAMRAENRSFIVVTHYQRLLDYIVPDYVHVLAGGKIVKSGGKDLALELEAKGYGWLEGEVA encoded by the coding sequence ATGTTACAGATCAAAGACCTGGTTGCTGAAGTTGCGGGCAAACAGATTCTCAACGGCCTGAATCTGACGATTGGCCCTGGCGAAGTACATGCCATCATGGGGCCCAACGGAGCGGGCAAGAGTACGCTGGGCAATGTGCTGACCGGACGTGATGGTTATGACGTGACCAGTGGTCAGGTGCTGTTTAACGGTAAAGACCTGTTTGAACTTGATATCGAAGAGCGTGCCCGCGAGGGCCTGTTTCTGGCCTTTCAGTACCCGGTGGAAATTCCCGGCGTCAGCAATATGGAATTCCTGAAGGCAGCGGTGGATGCGCAGCGCAAGCACCGGGGTCTTGAGGAAATGTCCTCCTTCGATTTTATGAAACTGGCTCGCGAGGTCAGTCAGAAAGTCAGTCTGGACCAGTCCTTCCTTAAGCGCGGTGTCAATGAAGGATTCTCTGGTGGTGAAAAGAAGCGCAATGAAATTCTGCAGATGATGCTGCTGGAACCGCAGCTGTGCATTCTGGATGAGACTGATTCCGGTCTGGATATTGATGCCCTGCAGGTGGTTGCCAACGGCGTAAACGCCATGCGTGCCGAGAATCGCAGCTTTATCGTGGTCACACACTATCAGCGCCTGCTCGACTATATCGTGCCGGATTATGTGCACGTGCTGGCCGGCGGCAAAATCGTCAAGTCGGGCGGCAAAGATCTGGCCCTGGAGCTGGAAGCCAAAGGTTACGGCTGGCTGGAAGGTGAGGTCGCCTGA